The Rosa rugosa chromosome 3, drRosRugo1.1, whole genome shotgun sequence sequence GTTTGGGATCGGAggagcaagagagagagagagagggaaatgcatctgcctttttttttttttttttttttttttttgcgaggATGTAAACAGAGTGGAAAATTTTGACGAGGGTATTATAGGAATTTAACCATTTGTCTCTTGCCACGTCATCAATTGACAGATAATTTGGATGGAGTATGAAGGATTGGGCACGGGTGATGGAAATTGAGAGGTCAGGGGTAGTCTTGATcaaattggaagttcagggactaacatgaagaatgggtgaaagttcaggtaggtaaactgaaattaatccttaactctttaaggagAAGTCTTGATAGGTTCATTACTAGAGAACCAGAAGGTTTGGGTGGACATTTAGTTAATGAAGAGGCAAAAGAGCCCACTGATAGGGAAGATAATGTGGAAGAGCACATTGATGGCAATGTAGTTGTTGATAATTTGGGTAATGATGAAAATGAGAATGGTACAGGACATAATGATCATGTGAATGATGCTCCGGTGAATATTTTTGACCCAAGAAATTGGGATAGTTTGGATAAAAAGTTGATAGATTTGTTGGTAGAAAAGGGTCCTCTTAGAGATCTTTCAATAGAAAATGGTCCTCCAGACAAGTTCAATAGACGTTTCAGTTCAAAATTCTACACTCGGTTTTTAGGAAATGGAGAGAAATATGATAGAGAGTGGACTTGCCCAGTTGTTAGACTTGCATATCGAATATTGTTAACCGTGCTTGTTACTGTTGCTTCAGCTGAGAGGAGTTTTTCCAAGTTAAAGTTATTGAAGTCTTATTTGCGATCAACTATGTCACAAGAAAGGCTAAATGGACTTGCTTTGATTTCGATTGAGAACGAATATCTTGGAAAAATCAATTGTGATCAGCTAATTGATCAGTTTGCAGGTAAGAAGGCAAGGAGATGGATTTTCAAATGAATATCAATCAACACTGCTAGCTAGAATGTGTTATTTTGAGGGTTTTAGATCAAGCAtctttttgtaattattttttgCTGCAAACTTTATGTTTGTATTGAATATTTAGCCTCTTTTGTAGGCTCATCTAATGATATTGATGATACATGGTGGGTTATTTGATTTTTACATTTTGAGTTTGTTCAAGTATAAATTTCATATAAGTCTAAAACTTGGAGGGCCGCATTTTAAACTTTCACACAGGGCCTCCGAAAAGTTTGAGACGGCTCCAAAATTAAGCACCCTTTTTCAGTGGTGTCTATACACTTTTATGTGCATATATAAAGGAGGTAAAGTATAATAGCTCTACTAGGAGTTCATATCTTATCAGATTGTGAAAATAGGAATATATTCCATTCATACACTAGTTACTTTATCGACGGTTCAATAGAACATTTCAGACCGGGTACATCTCTTCTCCTCAAGTTAATAGCAAGATGATTTTGGTTGCAAAACCTGTATTATGTGCTGAAGCTGCACGTGTGACTTCTGATATAAGTCGGTATACAATAATCTAGTAAGGTCACTATATCAGTAATTCATTTATTTATCCGTTAGCATAGTATGGAATACATCAATTTCACATTACAAGTTTTTCAGATAGCTGATCTATGTCCCAACAATGGGGTAAAGTTCAAATCCAACATTACAACTCCCTCCTACAACACGCCCACCTCGCTTTGCATTGCAGCAGTTTGGCAATTCGCTTATTGCACCATCAAGACACTTCTTACAATCTGGGGCCGAGAGGTCCCTTGTGCATGTAGCCAAACCATATAGTGTTGTGAATGTATCAAGTTGCAGCTCACCAGTTGCATAAAACTTTGGATTAGCACTACCATCAGAAGCTTCAACAGCTAATCCACTCAACAATTCCTTAACTCTCTCATTGAATAGAGTAGGATTCTGTACTTCTTGAACGTTCCACATGTAGAACTTGTTTTTGTTATCAATTTTCCCAAAGAAATCCACATTTGAGTACTTTAAGAGGCAGTGGTCATACCATATTATGGCTCCTTTGCTGTTCGGGCAGAACTCTCTAATATCTTTGCTTGCATCAACCACACAAGTAGTGCAATCTTCACTTGAGACATCGCCTCGGCAAAGTGCAAGGCCATTTGCTTTCTTTTGGCCTTGACCAGTCGAAGCAAGGCCAAATCCGGTAGGAGGAACTTTGGTCTGTAAAAGGATGAATAACCGAGTCAAGTGTGCATCATATGGGCTATTGGCAGTATAGTTTTCATGGCTGAAACAGAAATGTTTGAGTGAGGAAGCACCAAAGGATGAGTGGATGAAAAGACAGAAGACTAAGAAACCTAGAGAGATTGTTTTAAAGCACAACATATTGATATTGGATCTGAGGCTCAGTTTGAGTGTGTGTGCATATATATAGGCAATTCCTGgggttgaaattgttgactTTGTTATTTAAAAGTTTGGAACCTAGTAAAAGATATTATGGAATGCTGACTTATTCTGGAGGAAACTTTCCagtttatatataatataactAAACCAAATGTCTAGAATATCACATATTCAGAGCATTCTACTGGAATGAATGAAATGTAGGTTTCTGAAAATTATTTTGTAAATTGTGCAAGCTATTTGTGTCCAATGAGGATACATTTCAGAGAATGAACGTGTCTAAGCCGGAGACAAAGTCTTATTGCAGATAAACATTAAACTTAATATGATCCAAACTATCAAAGGCAAAAGCTTCTACATATATGGAAGTTGAAGAAGTGTTTTTCTGGAAGCTGTACATTTCTTTGCACACGCCAATGTTTGGTAGATCATGACGTCTGCATTTTGTGTGGAGTCCCAACAAATTTTACGCAAGGCCAAAGTAGTTATTGCCCAGAAACCACTCATTTGGTCAACTACTTTACCGGTGCTTGCATGCCTGTATAATTTAGGCTCCATTCCAGTGCCATCACTTGAACCCTCAAAATCTTCTGCAGCTTGCTCTACGGTTGTTTCATCTTTGTATTACTATTACATCGGAGCTTGAAGTACCCATAAATTAAATGGTTGTGTGTGAAATGATCCGAGCTTGCAGCTTGCACTTAATTCTCCAAGAAATTAAAAATCCTACTGACTACTACTCTTTCCTTCGTTGGTCAGGATTAAAATCACAAAATGATGAAGAGCATGGATAAGAGAAGGAATTGAAGTGCCAAAACATGGACATATTATATTGCTAAGGAGCATTCTCTCTTTATTATACCAAGTACAAGCCAAAATGACTAAATGGATTTGATTATAATGATTTTGTTATTACAAAACATTTTTCAGCCCCttctttttattaatgaattatTATAATTTCTGGTTAGAAAGATAGAtaatttttgcttttttttttttctaattctttttttcttatatAATTCATtgactactttatttttttgtatatTTACAAAAGATGCGATTAGTATCACCCTACtaactactttgttcaccctacatttCACTTCTCACCCTACATATATTTGAAAGGGAAATATAATAATAGGGATGTGAAAATCAAATTGCAACTTTTTAAAGTAGGATGCAGACCTAATGTCATTTAAAGCAAATAACTAACAAGTATGAGAACCGAAATAAACAGAAGGTGAGTCAACATATATCAACAAAGGATAACCACTTCTGCTAGTGCTACGCCTGAAATCATGTAAATCAATAAATAATTGGTACTCATATCAATAAGTAGACAAAGAATTTAGTAGCTATATTACATCAGAGGTGAAGATGTTCCTTCTTCTAGTTGAAAGAAGGCAAGCTCCACCATTGAGAAAAATTAAAGCAAGAACATACAcaagaaacagaagaaaagaaaagaaaaagaaacaaactgcTCATAAGTGAACTCATCACAAAACTTTAAAACACTTCAGCCACCTTGCTTGCAAGAACTCGTTCCCGTCTTTCAATGTATCCAAATGGGAACCAACCTGCTTTGCCTTTGCATTCCCCTTCTGCCCAACCATTGTTGGTTACCTGTTGAAAACACAATACAAATTATCAACAGCAATAAGTCAAAAAAAGATAACACACAATCCAAAATAGAATACAATTTGGGCCTAGCAATAGCAAATCAATCTGATTATAACTAATTCATGCAAAGTTAGGCTGTTCTTAACCAAATAACCTAAACTGAATCCAGCCATTAGACGTTAATCATCATGATTAAAAACCATAACCAGTTTTCGTGTTTAGATCAGATTGTGGTGTTTGTCCAAATCCAAGCCCTGGGTCACACCTAATTCCAATTTATAGGATCAATATTGTTCAAGTTTAAAGATATTCAAGCAACAAATGTAAACCTTTCGCACAACAACATAGTCACCAACTGACAAACTGAGCTCCACATCAGAAACAGCTTGATATGTAAACATAACCTGCAATAGATTAACAAATAACACAATATAAATGAGCACAGATATGGTACAGACTTCAATAGTAGAAATTGCATCACTCAAACCATTATAATGTGAAAATTCTTTGATTACGAACCTCCCCCAAGAAGTAATCCATACCGTCTGACAATCCATTATGTGTTTGAGAAGCATATATACCATTAACTTCTTCATAAGGTGGGGGTGGAGGCATGCTGTTGTCAACAGTGGGGCTAGGAGGCGCTTCAATACGTTGTCGTTCTGATACCATCTATCAATATTGAAAGAACATTTACAACAAAAATCATTAGTTAATGCAGAAATCAAATATTGGATTTTGTATTAATGAAGAAACCTTCACTTTTGAATAAGAGGAGGAGGGGTGAGGAACATGACATACCTCTCCTTCAAGTTGATCAAGTATCTGAAGGATCCTCTGATGATAAGTACGCTCTGCCTCGACCTTCAGTCATGAACACATTCAATGAGAAGAAGGTTCAAACACCAGTTTGTATACATTAAAAGATGGAAAGGAGTTCGCGCAAGCAGGGCAAATCCCCAATgtatttgaagtcttttgtctAATTAGATGCCCCAACATATTGGAAGTTCTTTAATCTATATCAGGACTTGAGATAAATAGAGGCAAATGTTCGATTAATAAATACTCAAGAAAGGAAAGTAGATGAGTTGGCGGAGGATTATTGCTCATGGGAGGATAGACCTTCTTGGTGCTCTCTCCACATAAGGGTGCTGATGTCTGAAAGGCTGCTTGGTGTTTAGGGAGACTAAAGTGAGTCATTCcagtttcttttttcctttttctttcttttttgagaatAGTGAAACTTTAGAAGAATTCACACATGAGTAAATCTcaccaaaactaaaaacaataCACAGCATGCAACTTAGAAGAAAACTAGTTAACTAGCTGATCATCACTGGCTTCCAGTTCCACAAAATGGAACACAGATTTACACCCATAAAGGCTACTGAAGCCAAGAAAGAGAACCTGTGGACCCATTCTATATGCTCCTCAAAGATCCAATTTTTGCTTTTCAATCAAATTACGCAAATAAACGCCAAAACTCTGCAATTCCACATGGGTTTTGCCGTTCTCCCTAGCCTTGCACTTAACAGAGGACAGTCACCCTCTGGCAGATCCCACAACATATCAGCTTCTAAAATCATTGGACCAAATATGTTCAGCAACTTAAGAGTGAACAAAGACACTGTCAGTAATTTctccctttttcctttttttccttcttaTCATGGAGAAGCTGATCCCTTCAGTAGGGATTTTGGAGTGTTAAGTTGGTGGAGTCTCGATCAGATTCATATCCCCCAAGTCCCAACACAACGGAGAGCCCCAATCTCTCTGTCATAACCACTACTCCGTAACCATGGTTACCTACCAAGCAATACAGACTTGAAATTTTTCTTTAAGGCTGTCTACCCCACCCAATGATCCACCCATCACCACACCCTCTGTCACTCACCACCTTCACTTTGCGGCATTCAAAATAAAAACCCATAACATTGAGACACATCATTTCAAGGAATTCTAATTGAGCCTCTCACATGTATATTTGCATTTCTTTTAACTCAACATTTGCTTCTACTCACAGTATGCCACATTGATAACGATTCAGGTAGAATCTCCAGAACCATTCTCAGCAACCAGATTACCAACCCTTAAaccccctctattttttatTCAAGAAACTAATTCCTGTCTTATCGAGTGCCCCTACATATACTCCCTTACACTATCCCAAAGAAAGTCCCTCGTGAAATTGTCTATCACTCTAGCAACGCCTTTAGGAATTTTAAAACAGAGACATATACACAGGCATGCTTCCTTTTGGGCAACTGTTTTCTAAGAGTTATCACTTATCAGGCTTCTCTTAGATTGGGATGCTGCTGTCATTTAGCTAATTAGCTTACTCATTTCTCTCTGTTTTACCCatctttaatttttctcttaaCAAAACTTTGTTTCTCGTTCAAAAAGTATAAAACAGCCAAAGATATTTGTTCTTCACATAGTTGACTTATTAAAGTTTTTAAAAGAACTTGCATTACCATGGCAATGAGTCTCTGGAGAGTCAATCTCTGTTGTTGAGCCTCGACTGCTGCCATTGCTGCAGCTGCTTCCTTCCCTAATATTCCCATATTCGACTTCAGATCTTGCAACTTTGCTTCTGCTGCTTCTAGTTTCATAACATTATCTGAATTTCCTGGTGTTTCCCTCACTTTTGCTTGGCGTTTGGAAACTTCAATAGCCTGTCTAGGTTCAAAAGAACACACAATGACGTGCTTGTAATAGAAAATtaatagggtttagggttttcaattttatGGATATAAGTATGAGGAACATCAATTGACTGCCAATATATTAGTGATACAGTCCAATCAAATATTGTTGCAAGAATAAAAAGGAACAAAACAATCAGAAATTATTTGGTAATCACAGATTAAAGATACCTGAGCTTCAGCTTCTTGTCGCATTCTGTCATATCGTTGAGCAAGATGCCGAGCATCTTCCAATGGAGCGCCCATTACCATTGCTCTTAATGGCTCCGCCACCTGATAACAGTTATAAACCCACATCATAAAATATTAACCTCTGATAGCAGTTAGGAGAAAGAAACTATTTGAAAATACATCTTAAAGATGGTCTTAAGTATGGTCTTCAAATTGCAGTTATAGAGTTTATCATTCAACAAAATGAATTTAAATATGCAAATGTATTATTCCTTCCACTACAGACTGAAGAGTATTCAGAAACATATTCAGCTAATTTTAAGTGAAATCTGTAGAGTTGTGTATAAGTGAAGAAAACATGTTACACCTGTGTGCCAAGAGCTTTCAACAGATTCCCCCGTTCCTTCTCCATTTGAGCACGAGCACGTCCATAGCTTAATGAAGCTCTTGATAACGTACTACCACTAGTACATGTATTTTCAGCTCCATATTTCCTGCTATCTTCAGACAGCTTTGTTCCTAGACAGAAAGGCTACAGTTAAGACTATAAATCTTAGGCCTTCAGAAAAAAATGTTTTAGCTTGACAAATGGCATAAGTTTTGCCAACTCACCTATTTCAACCTGTTTGGATCCAGTGACAATATATCCCTCCACACCACGAACAATATCCCTTTGATAATGCTAAAACATGAATCAAGTATTCTTTGAGTAAGGGGCCAAAAAGTAAACTAAATTGGATAAATGCCATAAAGAAAGTAGGCAACCTTTCCAGCACGGGTTGATATGTAAAGCTTCTCAAGTTTCTGATGCTGCACTAGTTCTGCCTCATCAGTAACTAAATTACCTCCATATCCTCCAGCCCCAAACTGCTTGAGGACAGCCTAAACTAACACGAATGTAATCAGTATGCTTGTTTTTTCTCTcataaaaaatgaaatgaaagcaaacttTTGTCACTGCAACTAGCCATGCAATTTTTATCACTAAGAAAAAAGGAAAGCGCTGTCATTAACAGAGAGATATGCAAATAAATAAGAGGGATCAGAGTTGAAGATTTTATATTATTGAACGTATGCATACAAACACGACCACTTGAACGAGAAACAAGGCATGGAGAACAGAGTAATACCAGCCTTACCACAAACAAACGGAAACTTTGCAAATGATTAATTTTCAGTGAAGTTTGTGACTGAAATCATATACCATTTAACAGTTGGACAAAATTGGTTTGCAAAACAAAGCATTTACATTTCATTGGGTGAACTAGCCTGCCCCGAATCAGATATTATCCACTCTAGGCTCTTAATTTTCAAGGCATATGGACCAAATAGTTAAAATTCATTTGTTCtaccttctttctttcttttattttcaattcacCCAATTAAGCATATTATATTCCAAGCATGTTCACAGATCAATACACAAATGAAGATCACCTCATTATATGTTTCGGGCTTTATCAAATCTGAATAAACACAATTTGTACAAGTTCATAACTTTGAAAAGAGAAGGCATATTGTTGGATCATACAATGTGAAAGACAAATCGAGAATCTCAAACCCAACAATGAAAACGCATTGCCAGCAGAAAAAGATTTCGAATTTCACCAACGGGCAATAAAAACAATAATGATTGTGAGGAAAGTATTAGAGATTGAAAGGAAAAACATGAAATTGGATCCAGCTGAATCAGAAAGAGAGGGAGACCTGTTGTTGGCGAGCGACCTGTTCGCGAAGCCTGGTGGCTTGCTTTCTGATTGTTTCCATTCAGAAGCTCAAGGATCAAATCTGCGCAGCTTTCTGGATTTTGAACAACAGACTTTGAGAGACAGGGGATTTCAAAATGTGCAGACCCCACTTCCAACTTTGAgcttttgatttattttggtgATTTGGTCCTGCCAAAGACATAAGGAATTTCGCCTATTTCAAAATTGgccgaaaaaaaataaaaattgagatTTGTTTCATTGGGTTTGTAGTTTTGTAATTTGTGCTTTGTACAAAAAATGACCTAATGATGACTTAAAAATTAGAATTTTATGATAACTTCTAAATTAATAGTCGGATGACACATAATATTTTATTTGAGTCTTTATGGAAAAGTCATATTTAGATTCTCGCTTACTATATCTTTCTACCATAAACATTTTAAATGGTATAAAAGATGTTAGGATTTCGAGATGAAGAGCTGGATGCGGGTTGGGCCCAATTGACAATATGCTAAAATCGGTGGACACAAGCTGAAATTTTGAGTCAGTCTTAGGTTGAGTTTTTCAGCTGTGATAAGATAGAATCGAACCAAAATTTCTTAGGTCGGTTCTCATATTTTTGGTctcatttcaatgatttcatTATCACAAAATTGTCAGCGAAGATCTTTCACCGATCCAACCCATAAACCACGATCTTTCATAGATCCAACCCATAATTTTTTAGTCTTTTATCAATGCATGTAGCATCAACTTAGAAACAATCGATCAATCACATCATATCAATAAATTCATTGAGACCAAcacaagagagaaagaagaaaagagtgaGTACAAACTCTTTGTGGACTGGAAGAGAGAAAAAGCAAGTGCATATGCATAATTGAATATGGTAGCCATAGAGTTTCTAGAACAAGGTAGaaaagtagaagaagaagatcaaatgtgaagaaaaagaataagGAGTTAAGGACAATACATAAGAGTAGAAGATAAATGTGAGCAGCTCTATAATAAGAATCTAAAACTACAAGAattattcttgttttctatttttaatagGTGACTTGAGTAATTAGTCCAATAAATTGTTCATCTTTCAAGGTTTCGTCAATATTTTcaatattctttttttcttctatttttttgtgGCTCCTCATTTGTTGGCTTATATTTGAGTTCTGTAATTTTTGCCTTTAggagaatattttttttttttttaacttgatTTATTTCCTGCTGTAAGTCTTGCATTGTTATTtccagtttttattttttatcaaatcACCCTCTACTATGGTCATATCAACAGCCCCAACAGTTAAGATCAGTAAAGAGAAGTCTTCATTATGATCATGCCAAGTTTCATTATGATCCTGCCAAGTTACACGAATTCAACAAAAGTACAACAAAGCTGCTCCATCAAAGTCCCTTCAAGTTTGTCAAGTTCTATAGATtccaacaaagaaaaataaagctGTACAACTCATATCTTCTCAAATCTTCTCAAGTCTTTCACATAATCAAAATGGTTTTCGTGCTGTATTATTGTAACAGTATTGTAAAGTGACTATAAAAGTCGTTGTCCAAGAGATCTTGGATTTCCTTTTTACAGTACTTTAATAATTCGTTATTCATCCAAATCCAAGAGCAAAGACAATTGCTCATGTAGAATATTAAAAATTCAAAGTCAGCTTGCAGCCATTTAAACTATGACTGTAACTGTAACAGTAACTATAACTATAACTATAATAATAATTATAGTGTCCTAAAACTTGATTTCGGTGAGAGGTACAAGCAAGGATGCTAGCACTTGTTCTAAATTGCACTCTGATTACATTCATACAATTGATAGGCTTTTATAGCCATTTTACAACACTGTAACAACAATACAGCTGGAAAGTAATTTGATTCTTGAAAGGCTTGGGAAGATTTGAGAATACAGAAATCTTCAAAACTTGACAAGCTTGAAGGGACTTTGATTTATTCTTCTTTGGATGAATTCATGAACTTAGCAAGATCATAATTGAGCTTTTATGATCATCTTTGGTTGTTGTGGTCCTTGAAATGACCCTAGAGAAGGGTCGTGGCATTTGGAAATGACCATAGCAAATGCCATCACTATTCACATGTCTTTTTAATTGTGGCTAGCACACCTGAAAATTTGAGATTTCGGTTGAAGATATTTTGACTTTTCAGAGAATATTACACTTGGAGAGATAACTGTGAGATTAAAAATCATCTGCAAAAGTTGCATCGGGGTCATGATTTGCGAATTGAGACTGGACCTCATCCGTGAAGTCATCGTCTCCATCTTCACTTTGCGAAATTTTAGATAACACTTCCTTGAGTTTTAGGGCATACTCATTTGGAGAAGAGATGCCTGCAAGTTGACTTTGAATTTTGTACTTCTGCGTGAGGAATTGGCTTTGCTCTTGAATTTGAATTATTGATCCCTGTTTCCATTATTGAGGGTGCTCTTTAAACCATTTGAGGAGAGGCTCTTCAGATAACTGATCAATTTTGAAGCTATCTCACCATTTTTGTTTGAATCTTCTTGTTAAGGTCATTGCTTGATCTAGATTTGGTGGAGATATGATAATACACAAAAGAATCCATACAATATTTTGAAAAGCATAAAACATGAAGACTAAATGGTTCAAAGAGCATCTTCTATACTGGAAATATGGATCAATCATTCAAATTCAAGAGTAAAGCCAATTCCTCATGCAGAAGTCTAAAACTCAAAGTCAACTTGCAGacatttcttctccaaatgaGTATGCCCTAAAACCCTAAGATAGAGACGATGACGTCATGGATGAAGCCCGGTCTCAATTCGCAAATCATGACCCAGATGTAGCTTCTGCCGATGATTTTTAATAGCATAACTGTCTCTCCAAGTCTAATATTCTCTCAAAATATCTCCAACCGGACAAATCTCAAATTTTACAGGTCTCTTAGCCATAATTAAAAGGACATGCGAATGGTGATGGCCTTTCACTAGGGTCATTTCCAAATACCACGATCCTCCTCTAGGGTCATTTCAAGGACCACAACAACCAAAGATGTTTAGAAAAGATCTTGTCAAGTTCATGAATTCATCCAAAGAAGAATAAATCAAAGTCTTTTCAAGCTTGTCAAGTTCTGAAGGTTCCtctcttcacaaatcttcccaaGTATTTCAAGAATCAAATTACTTTCCAGCTGTATGGTAGTTATAGTGTTGTAATGGCTATAAAAGCCTATAAATTGTATGAATGTAATCAGAGTGCAATTTAGAACGAGTGTGTGAATAACTGTATGGGGAAGCAataattgtttcttttcttaatgGAATTTTTATTTCTTCCATAGGTGGTCTCTAAGCTTCTAAAGTTTTCTTATCTGCTAGGGTCCAAGTTTTTGTAACTTTACTTGTTACGTTAATCTTCTTGTCAAAATCATGTTCATTTTGGGACGAATCAAAATACCAATCAAAgacataaatatttattttgttcTTATTTAAAAAAGTATAATATTCTTCTTGAATTTCGTCTCTTTCTTGTTTGTCAAACATTATAAAGAAAACTTTGCGTTTGAAACTATTCTTGTCAGAGTAAAAGTATTCTCTTAGGTATGTCTTGTCTATTTCAAAACGTTTTAATATTGTAAAAATTTGAGGGTTTCTTATTTCTTCTGCATCCATAGAGGATTGAGTTGGCGAAGCATGTCTGGTTTCTTGTTCTTCTACTGTATAAAAAGGTCTTGGTATGGTAGGTAACTAGAACTGTAA is a genomic window containing:
- the LOC133740871 gene encoding cysteine-rich repeat secretory protein 38-like; this translates as MLCFKTISLGFLVFCLFIHSSFGASSLKHFCFSHENYTANSPYDAHLTRLFILLQTKVPPTGFGLASTGQGQKKANGLALCRGDVSSEDCTTCVVDASKDIREFCPNSKGAIIWYDHCLLKYSNVDFFGKIDNKNKFYMWNVQEVQNPTLFNERVKELLSGLAVEASDGSANPKFYATGELQLDTFTTLYGLATCTRDLSAPDCKKCLDGAISELPNCCNAKRGGRVVGGSCNVGFELYPIVGT
- the LOC133740266 gene encoding SH3 domain-containing protein 2-like, which gives rise to METIRKQATRLREQVARQQQAVLKQFGAGGYGGNLVTDEAELVQHQKLEKLYISTRAGKHYQRDIVRGVEGYIVTGSKQVEIGTKLSEDSRKYGAENTCTSGSTLSRASLSYGRARAQMEKERGNLLKALGTQVAEPLRAMVMGAPLEDARHLAQRYDRMRQEAEAQAIEVSKRQAKVRETPGNSDNVMKLEAAEAKLQDLKSNMGILGKEAAAAMAAVEAQQQRLTLQRLIAMVEAERTYHQRILQILDQLEGEMVSERQRIEAPPSPTVDNSMPPPPPYEEVNGIYASQTHNGLSDGMDYFLGEVMFTYQAVSDVELSLSVGDYVVVRKVTNNGWAEGECKGKAGWFPFGYIERRERVLASKVAEVF